A single genomic interval of Bacillus sp. SM2101 harbors:
- a CDS encoding PadR family transcriptional regulator, translated as MSVKHILLGVLSWYPSSGYGIKKEVEYKGRELGWGKISYGSIYPKLKELENEKLIYCYETQEDGRTTKVYDLTKKGWDELQVWLSATPSYPVVRDELMMKMSFWKDDSGQLINHLEMRKKESLHMLDHFKQWENNEVSLITGIAALSMDYVKLQLKTEIEWIDQAIYRLRNNELSQTKDPYQLTEKAYERQKKSK; from the coding sequence TTGTCAGTAAAACATATTTTATTAGGCGTATTAAGTTGGTATCCGTCGTCTGGATATGGCATAAAAAAAGAAGTTGAATATAAGGGACGAGAATTAGGCTGGGGCAAGATAAGTTATGGTTCTATCTATCCTAAGTTAAAAGAATTAGAAAATGAGAAATTAATTTATTGTTATGAAACACAAGAGGATGGGAGAACAACCAAAGTCTATGATCTAACGAAAAAAGGCTGGGATGAGCTTCAAGTTTGGTTGTCTGCAACTCCTTCTTATCCAGTTGTTCGTGATGAGTTGATGATGAAAATGAGCTTTTGGAAAGACGACAGTGGACAACTAATCAATCACCTTGAAATGAGAAAAAAAGAATCACTTCATATGCTTGATCACTTTAAGCAATGGGAAAACAATGAGGTATCGTTAATTACAGGTATTGCTGCGCTGTCAATGGATTATGTAAAGTTACAGCTCAAAACTGAAATAGAATGGATAGACCAAGCAATCTACCGTCTTCGTAATAATGAACTTTCACAAACCAAAGATCCCTATCAATTAACCGAAAAAGCATATGAGCGTCAGAAGAAAAGTAAATAG
- a CDS encoding MFS transporter: MKIKEFKWLFSGQVVSDFGNWLSFMAVMIMFTYHWELPAEQLALLPIVIAIPWIFLSPFSGVWADRFSKKKLMIICDLVRSILTFMLIFAQNIWSVLIFIVLIHSVATFFDPARQAAIKEYVPENQLLQANSLSQLSVQISKVLSPTIGGVIVAFWNPVYAFIINSICFLISAILLSRLPNVKKKMTPNIESKETKFLSELLSGLKQIVRSKYLIIAVLCVFSMMFFIYLYDSYIALWSKEIGIPSTSFSLIISGIGLGSVLGAFIVGSFGNRIHPIRMILTIPIMNGILFSIIGLGGINVISLNVVVWFIIWMMIGVIGAGIPIAFATIIQTETPSTMTGKVYGFAQSIINIPILIAPLIGAKLINLLGIGYVFLISGLTFSVMSFVALIIFEFNKRTNKISDNIEMESREFNTPSS; this comes from the coding sequence TTGAAAATTAAGGAATTTAAATGGCTATTTAGTGGGCAGGTTGTTTCTGATTTTGGAAATTGGCTAAGTTTTATGGCTGTTATGATAATGTTCACCTATCACTGGGAGCTACCTGCCGAACAGTTAGCGCTCCTCCCCATCGTAATTGCTATACCGTGGATTTTCCTTAGTCCATTTTCAGGGGTATGGGCTGATCGATTTTCGAAAAAGAAACTAATGATTATTTGTGACCTTGTTAGGAGTATACTTACTTTCATGCTGATTTTTGCACAGAATATTTGGAGCGTACTTATATTTATTGTATTAATTCATAGTGTCGCTACATTCTTTGATCCAGCAAGACAGGCTGCTATAAAGGAATATGTACCTGAAAATCAACTATTACAGGCTAATTCACTGAGTCAGTTATCTGTTCAAATATCAAAAGTATTATCTCCAACTATTGGTGGGGTTATTGTAGCGTTTTGGAATCCGGTATATGCTTTTATTATTAATAGTATATGTTTTTTAATTTCTGCTATTTTACTCTCAAGGTTACCTAATGTAAAGAAAAAAATGACACCTAATATTGAATCGAAAGAAACAAAATTCCTTTCGGAACTGTTAAGTGGACTAAAACAAATTGTGAGAAGTAAATATCTTATTATTGCAGTTTTGTGTGTATTCTCCATGATGTTTTTTATATATCTTTATGATAGCTATATAGCTCTATGGTCAAAAGAAATTGGTATTCCTTCTACGTCATTCTCTCTTATAATAAGTGGGATAGGCCTGGGTAGTGTTCTTGGTGCATTCATAGTTGGATCTTTTGGGAACAGAATCCATCCTATACGAATGATTTTGACAATTCCCATCATGAACGGAATCCTTTTTTCAATAATTGGACTTGGGGGAATAAATGTTATTTCTCTGAATGTTGTAGTTTGGTTTATAATTTGGATGATGATTGGAGTGATCGGTGCTGGTATTCCGATCGCATTTGCAACCATTATTCAAACTGAAACTCCATCAACTATGACTGGGAAGGTATATGGATTTGCACAATCAATCATAAATATTCCGATTTTAATTGCCCCTCTAATCGGAGCAAAGCTAATTAATTTACTTGGCATAGGATATGTGTTTTTAATATCGGGACTTACATTTAGTGTAATGTCGTTTGTAGCTTTGATTATCTTTGAATTTAATAAAAGAACAAACAAAATTTCTGATAATATTGAAATGGAAAGCCGAGAGTTTAACACTCCCAGTTCCTAA